The following coding sequences are from one Ornithodoros turicata isolate Travis chromosome 1, ASM3712646v1, whole genome shotgun sequence window:
- the LOC135378101 gene encoding docking protein 5-like, with protein MATDTSDIAKQGYVRIRSRNIGVWQRRWIVLRKATNAGPCRLEKYLEEKHARQHTGQKVAPLTSATSISRLPSSTKKHAFSICFHDGSVKSIACDSDLEADTWVKFMVQECLEPQPGLSAGEPDILSPGIQKELQEQFHVYLVPSPKLDVFGECLLQVTQEHIYLWDLLSPRTRLAAWPLTALRRYGSDPSKFTFEAGRHCATGEGMFVFHTLEGEKIYNKVHQATLAIADAHHRTRLHPLPQMQSPSAPYCNSTSPLQQFSSSETLSEHEPLADAIDVPTTSRSFDNILSPRVMSGGRGRMTTRCSLRSHLLQFHQQH; from the exons ATGGCCACAGATACAAGTGACATAGCCAAGCAAGGGTATGTCAGGATACGGAGTCGGAACATCGGT GTATGGCAGCGGCGTTGGATAGTACTGCGTAAGGCGACAAATGCAGGACCCTGTCGCCTTGAGAAGTACTTGGAAGAGAAACATGCACGCCAGCACACAGGACAGAAAGTGGCACCCTTGACGTCTGCCACTAGCATCAGCCGTCTGCCATCTAGCACCAAGAAGCATGCCTTCTCTATCTGCTTCCATGATGGCTCAGTCAAATCTATTGCTTGTGACTCTG ACTTAGAAGCAGACACATGGGTAAAATTCATGGTTCAAGAGTGCTTAGAGCCCCAACCTGGTCTCTCAGCTGGGGAACCAGATATCCTTAGTCCAGGAATACAAAAGGAACTGCAAG AGCAATTCCATGTGTACCTGGTTCCCAGTCCAAAGTTGGACGTGTTTGGCGAGTGCCTACTTCAAGTGACACAAGAGCACATATATTTGTGGGACCTTCTCAGTCCCCGAACACGACTGGCTGCCTGGCCTCTGACAGCTCTTCGGCGGTATGGGAGCGACCCTTCAAAGTTCACATTTGAAGCAGGAAG GCattgtgcaacaggggaaggcATGTTTGTTTTCCACACCTTGGAAGGTGAGAAAATTTACAACAAGGTTCACCAAGCTACCTTAGCAATTGCAGATGCACACCACCGGACTCGTCTGCATCCTTTACCCCAG ATGCAGTCGCCAAGTGCACCATACTGCAACTCCACAAGTCCTCTGCAGCAGTTCAGCTCCTCAGAGACTCTATCAGAACACGAACCCCTTGCGGATGCAATAGATGTGCCAACAACGTCGCGTTCCTTTGATAACATCTTATCACCGCGGGTGATGTCAGGTGGCAGAGGACGAATGACCACTCGATGTAGCCTACGTTCCCACCTTCTGCAATTTCACCAACAACATTGA